In Haliotis asinina isolate JCU_RB_2024 unplaced genomic scaffold, JCU_Hal_asi_v2 scaffold_17, whole genome shotgun sequence, a single genomic region encodes these proteins:
- the LOC137269834 gene encoding monocarboxylate transporter 5-like, protein MVSTKEQDGVKGGVAEDVDADLPIDRGWAWFILIGSFLNIVLMVGYIKSLSILFVEYLRLFEASVTTTTLIMGVSSGVFSLSSLFSMHFVLEKLGVRKTVMLGGAISSVSMLTAVFAPNLTFLICVHCVLTGIGNSMIPGPALVIIGRYFKKRRGLATSISMSGISIASGVFPVIVRLLLDEYGIRGTMLICTGMTMNMLVGASLFRPIESFKKKKNPILDVEKQGNPDKTNQQPPLKSENGNVKSNHYDQVKASVDEGQKDLQEDLETALSCSADSWKDTPLSTSTVTRQRTVSESEKRLFTSDPELLSISILDIAHAGEEDVRENASFVKEKSNCCKCNCAILDLSLVRMPMFQLFAITAVFGICSNLIVNYIPAFANENHINKTDSALLLLIMGAMDFFCRILLGVFVDLKLIKVNQTMAIGLFIASTMSQFTSFFRTYPLMIMFAVFNGIFGSSYQSLVPVLIVDYMGLEYMGKTLGFSSMFHGMSVAITHPILGSIKEATGSYSYCYNYIGCAGYVASILLLVGEPLVSRKVKAKEKETEGDKEANAPLKDNS, encoded by the exons ATGGTTAGTACAAAGGAGCAAGATGGAGTCAAAGGGGGTGTGGCTGAGGATGTTGATGCAGATCTACCCATAGACAGAGGATGGGCGTGGTTTATTCTGATTG GATCTTTCTTGAACATTGTGCTCATGGTCGGCTATATCAAGTCTTTGAGCATCCTGTTTGTGGAATACCTTCGACTGTTTGAGGCGTCTGTCACGACAACGACTCTGATCATGGGGGTATCCTCCGGCGTCTTCAGTTTATCAT CGCTATTCAGCATGCACTTTGTGCTGGAGAAACTGGGCGTACGGAAAACGGTGATGCTAGGAGGGGCCATCTCATCAGTGTCCATGCTGACAGCAGTCTTTGCTCCAAATCTCACGTTCCTCATCTGTGTTCACTGTGTTCTGACAG GGATAGGCAATTCAATGATCCCAGGTCCTGCGCTTGTCATTATCGGCCGTTATTTCAAGAAGCGTCGCGGTTTAGCAACATCCATCTCAATGTCAGGAATAAGCATTGCATCCGGTGTGTTTCCAGTAATTGTGAGACTTTTACTGGATGAATATGGCATACGAGGAACCATGCTGATATGTACAGGGATGACGATGAACATGCTTGTAGGAGCAAGTCTATTTAGACCAATAGAGTCcttcaaaaagaagaaaaatccTATCCTTGACGTTGAAAAACAGGGGAATCCAGACAAAACAAATCAACAGCCTCCTTTAAAGAGTGAAAACGGAAATGTCAAGTCAAATCACTACGATCAAGTGAAGGCGAGCGTGGATGAAGGGCAAAAAGATCTGCAGGAAGATCTGGAAACTGCCCTGTCTTGTTCTGCAGACTCCTGGAAGGACACCCCACTGTCAACTAGTACCGTCACGCGCCAACGAACAGTTTCGGAATCAGAGAAAAGGCTTTTCACAAGTGATCCAGAATTGTTATCAATTTCAATTTTAGACATAGCTCACGCTGGGGAGGAGGATGTTCGGGAAAATGCGTCCTTTGTGAAGGAAAAATCCAATTGTTGCAAATGCAATTGTGCTATTTTGGACCTGTCTTTGGTACGAATGCCGATGTTTCAACTTTTTGCCATTACGGCCGTGTTTGGCATATGCAGTAATTTGATCGTGAACTATATACCTGCTTTCGCCAACGAGAACCACATCAACAAGACAGATTCTGCTCTTTTACTGCTGATAATGGGTGCCATGGACTTTTTCTGCCGGATACTTTTGGGCGTGTTTGTTGACTTGAAGTTGATAAAAGTAAACCAAACAATGGCGATCGGTTTGTTCATAGCTAGCACCATGTCCCAGTTCACAAGCTTTTTCAGAACGTATCCTCTGATGATAATGTTTGCTGTTTTTAACGGAATCTTTGGAAGCTCTTACCAAAGTCTTGTGCCAGTTCTCATAGTGGATTACATGGGCTTGGAGTACATGGGAAAGACCCTCGGGTTCTCTTCCATGTTTCATGGGATGTCCGTTGCCATCACTCATCCAATCCTAG GCAGCATCAAGGAAGCCACTGGCTCCTACAGCTACTGCTACAACTACATCGGATGTGCCGGCTACGTAGCATCTATCCTCCTCCTGGTCGGAGAACCACTGGTCAGCAGAAAGGTCAAGGCTAAAGAGAAAGAAACTGAGGGAGACAAAGAAGCCAACGCCCCTTTAAAGGATAACTCATAA